The Flavobacterium sp. 123 genome contains a region encoding:
- a CDS encoding NuoM family protein, with protein sequence MNVSLILIILLVGAFTTFLVGDKFASKVALFFGLAALGCSIVLLNHYNLGENISFINQWITKPNVSFALKADGLSLAMLLLTTALTPIIIFSSFGNDYKNAKAFYALILFMSFAMVGTFLASDGLLYYIFWELSLIPIYFIALIWGNGDTEDRKKAVVKFFIYTLAGSLFMLVAFVYLYQKAGSFLLEDLYKVNLTANEQLWIFLAFFLAYAIKIPLIPFHTWQAKVYQKAPTVGTMLLSGIMLKMGLYSVIRWQLPLAPLAAKEYMYIFIAIGVAGVIYGSIVALRQKDLKKLLAYSSLAHVGLIAAGTYTLTLDGLSGAVLQMIAHGFVVVGLFFIAEIIFRRYETRVIAEMGGIRSQSPKFTSMFLILVLASVALPSTFNFVGEFTVLYSLSQINVWFAILGGTTIILGAYYMLKMFQYAMLGETNSKPFADVTANEGITLVLIIAVLFFFGLYPKPIVDLITPSLQEILTQINRIN encoded by the coding sequence ATGAATGTATCTCTTATATTAATTATACTTTTGGTCGGTGCCTTTACAACTTTCCTTGTAGGTGACAAGTTTGCTTCAAAAGTAGCTTTGTTCTTTGGTCTAGCCGCTTTAGGATGTTCTATTGTACTATTGAACCACTATAATTTAGGCGAAAACATTAGTTTTATCAACCAATGGATTACGAAACCAAATGTTTCTTTTGCATTAAAAGCGGACGGATTATCTCTAGCAATGCTTTTATTGACAACAGCTTTGACTCCAATTATTATATTTTCATCTTTTGGAAATGACTATAAAAATGCAAAAGCTTTTTATGCACTAATTTTGTTTATGTCTTTTGCAATGGTTGGAACATTCTTAGCTTCTGACGGACTTTTATATTACATATTCTGGGAATTATCGTTGATTCCTATTTACTTTATCGCATTAATTTGGGGTAACGGAGATACAGAAGATCGTAAAAAAGCAGTAGTAAAATTCTTTATCTACACATTGGCTGGATCACTATTCATGTTAGTAGCTTTTGTTTATTTGTATCAAAAAGCTGGAAGTTTCCTTCTAGAAGATTTATATAAAGTAAACCTAACAGCTAATGAACAACTATGGATATTCTTAGCTTTCTTTTTGGCCTATGCTATCAAAATTCCATTAATTCCTTTCCATACATGGCAAGCAAAAGTATACCAAAAAGCACCAACAGTTGGAACAATGCTTTTATCAGGAATCATGCTTAAAATGGGATTATACAGTGTTATTCGTTGGCAATTGCCATTAGCGCCATTAGCTGCTAAAGAATATATGTATATTTTCATTGCTATTGGAGTTGCTGGTGTTATCTATGGTTCAATTGTAGCTTTGAGACAAAAAGATTTGAAAAAATTATTGGCTTATTCCTCTTTAGCTCACGTTGGATTAATTGCAGCTGGAACCTATACTTTGACATTAGACGGTTTAAGTGGTGCAGTATTGCAAATGATTGCTCACGGTTTTGTAGTAGTAGGTTTATTCTTTATCGCTGAAATTATCTTTAGAAGATACGAAACTAGAGTTATTGCTGAAATGGGTGGTATCCGCTCACAATCTCCTAAATTCACTTCTATGTTTTTAATATTGGTATTAGCATCAGTTGCTTTACCATCTACTTTTAACTTTGTTGGAGAATTCACCGTATTGTATAGCCTTTCGCAAATCAATGTGTGGTTTGCCATTTTAGGTGGAACAACAATTATTTTAGGTGCATATTATATGTTGAAAATGTTTCAATATGCCATGTTAGGCGAAACAAATTCAAAACCATTTGCAGATGTGACCGCTAATGAAGGAATCACTTTGGTACTTATCATTGCCGTTTTATTCTTTTTTGGATTGTATCCAAAACCAATTGTTGATTTGATCACTCCAAGTCTTCAAGAAATCTTAACACAAATAAACAGAATTAACTAA
- a CDS encoding Y-family DNA polymerase, translating to MYALVDCNNFYASCERVFQPQLAGKPIAILSNNDGCVISRSDEAKAVGVPMGAPLFQIKELIREKNIQIFSSNYALYGDLSNRVMAILNQFTPNLEIYSIDEAFLNFDGQNIPDYQDYGLEMKTRVQKWVGIPVCIGFAETKALSKVANKIAKKFHARTKGVYIIDSEEKRIKALKWTKIEDVWGIGYRTTKKAKLRNINTAFEFIQPQHEAWIRKEMGVIGLRLKYELEGKSVLDLEPITEQKKSIAITRSFPKQIAEYDLLRERVATFAAVCAEKLRKQNTCCHTIIVMLVIDRHSVKAPKYYFNMAMTLPYATNSTLTISNKAIEMLRKLLPENETVKFKKAGVIVTELIHENKKQLQLFEEENPKHLAIMKVMDKLNNKIGDKKIKLASQNLNLTWNMNQNHLSPKYTTNFNEILEIRCQ from the coding sequence ATGTATGCTTTAGTCGATTGTAACAATTTTTATGCTTCTTGCGAAAGGGTTTTTCAACCTCAACTCGCAGGAAAGCCTATTGCAATATTATCAAATAATGATGGTTGTGTGATTTCAAGAAGTGACGAAGCTAAAGCAGTTGGAGTTCCTATGGGAGCGCCACTTTTTCAGATTAAAGAATTAATAAGAGAGAAAAATATTCAAATTTTCTCCTCCAACTATGCCTTGTATGGTGATTTAAGCAATCGTGTAATGGCCATTTTAAACCAATTTACTCCCAATTTAGAAATTTATAGTATTGATGAAGCCTTCTTGAATTTTGACGGACAGAATATACCAGATTATCAAGATTACGGGCTCGAAATGAAAACCCGTGTACAAAAATGGGTTGGGATTCCGGTTTGCATTGGCTTTGCCGAAACAAAAGCATTATCAAAAGTCGCCAATAAAATCGCGAAAAAATTTCATGCTAGAACAAAAGGTGTTTATATAATTGACAGCGAAGAAAAACGCATCAAAGCCTTGAAATGGACTAAAATTGAAGATGTTTGGGGCATTGGCTACCGCACAACAAAAAAAGCAAAACTAAGAAACATAAACACAGCTTTTGAGTTTATACAACCGCAACACGAAGCTTGGATTAGGAAAGAAATGGGTGTGATTGGTCTACGTTTAAAATATGAATTGGAAGGAAAATCAGTTTTAGATTTAGAACCTATTACGGAACAAAAGAAAAGTATTGCTATTACAAGAAGCTTTCCAAAACAAATTGCTGAATATGATTTACTCAGAGAACGTGTAGCAACTTTTGCCGCTGTTTGCGCAGAAAAATTGAGAAAGCAAAATACTTGCTGTCACACCATAATTGTGATGTTAGTAATTGACAGGCATTCCGTTAAAGCACCAAAATATTATTTCAACATGGCAATGACTTTGCCGTATGCTACAAATTCGACTTTGACAATTTCCAACAAAGCAATAGAAATGCTACGGAAATTACTTCCTGAAAATGAAACTGTAAAGTTCAAAAAAGCTGGCGTTATTGTCACCGAATTGATTCATGAAAACAAGAAACAATTACAATTGTTTGAAGAAGAAAACCCAAAACATTTGGCTATTATGAAAGTAATGGATAAGCTGAACAACAAAATTGGTGATAAAAAAATAAAATTGGCTTCCCAAAATTTGAACCTAACTTGGAACATGAACCAAAACCATTTGTCTCCAAAATATACTACTAACTTTAATGAGATTTTAGAAATCCGATGCCAATAA
- a CDS encoding NADH-quinone oxidoreductase subunit N, which translates to MNTLIAIIGLGVLCLLFEILNLRKAIVPVTIIGLLAVLGLTASEFNSTESYHNNMIVVSKFSTAFSSLFIVLTIFLVGLGHNFYENHQNKISDFIAIKVFLLAGAVAMVSFGNLAMFFLGIEVLSISLYILAASDRLNLKSNEAGMKYFLMGSFASGIILFGICLIYGAMGSFDVTEISELSQSAELPVWFPIGIALLTIGMFFKIAAVPFHFWAPDVYEGSPALTTALMSTLAKVVAIATLYKLLSVMNADISEAYKIVVVIIAMASMTVGNIMALRQTNVKRMLAFSGISHAGFMLMTLLSLATSAGSLLYYTSAYSLAGIAAFSVLLYVCKNRDNEDITNFHGLGKTNPLLAAILTASLLSMAGIPIFAGFFAKLVLFSQTIQDGFIALVIVAVINSIISVGYYFKLILAMYTKEPNEERTGRPFMIYAVAVVAIALNIIIGLFPSLVLDILG; encoded by the coding sequence ATGAATACATTAATAGCTATAATAGGATTAGGTGTTTTATGCCTTTTATTTGAAATTCTTAATTTAAGAAAAGCAATTGTACCGGTAACGATTATCGGATTACTAGCAGTTCTTGGATTAACAGCATCTGAATTTAATTCGACTGAAAGTTACCACAATAACATGATTGTGGTAAGTAAATTTTCGACTGCTTTCTCTTCTTTATTTATTGTTCTTACAATATTCTTAGTTGGTTTAGGTCATAATTTTTATGAAAATCATCAAAACAAAATCTCAGATTTCATTGCCATAAAAGTATTTTTATTAGCAGGAGCAGTAGCAATGGTTTCTTTCGGGAACTTAGCGATGTTCTTTTTAGGAATCGAAGTTTTATCAATTTCTTTATACATATTAGCAGCAAGCGATCGTTTGAATTTAAAAAGCAACGAAGCTGGGATGAAATATTTCTTGATGGGATCTTTTGCTTCAGGAATCATACTATTTGGAATTTGCTTAATATACGGAGCAATGGGAAGCTTTGATGTAACAGAAATCAGCGAATTATCACAATCTGCTGAACTTCCAGTTTGGTTTCCAATAGGTATTGCATTGCTTACTATTGGAATGTTTTTCAAAATTGCAGCAGTTCCATTTCATTTTTGGGCACCTGATGTTTATGAAGGTTCTCCTGCCTTGACAACTGCATTAATGAGTACTTTGGCAAAAGTGGTGGCTATCGCAACTTTATACAAATTATTATCTGTTATGAATGCAGATATTTCAGAAGCATATAAGATTGTTGTTGTAATAATAGCAATGGCTTCAATGACCGTTGGAAATATTATGGCGTTAAGACAAACGAATGTAAAACGTATGTTGGCTTTCTCAGGAATTTCACATGCTGGATTTATGTTAATGACTTTATTGAGTTTAGCTACTTCAGCTGGAAGTTTATTATATTATACTTCTGCTTATTCATTAGCTGGAATAGCAGCTTTTAGCGTACTATTATACGTTTGTAAAAATAGAGACAACGAAGATATTACTAATTTCCATGGACTTGGAAAAACCAATCCTTTGTTAGCTGCTATCCTTACTGCATCCTTACTTTCTATGGCTGGAATTCCTATTTTCGCAGGCTTCTTCGCTAAATTAGTTTTGTTCAGTCAGACTATTCAAGATGGCTTTATCGCTTTAGTTATTGTAGCTGTGATCAACTCAATTATAAGCGTAGGATACTACTTCAAATTGATTTTAGCTATGTACACTAAAGAACCTAATGAAGAAAGAACAGGAAGACCTTTCATGATTTATGCAGTTGCTGTTGTTGCAATTGCGTTAAACATTATCATCGGTTTATTTCCTTCATTGGTATTGGATATATTAGGATAA
- a CDS encoding DsbA family protein: MNHTLNIQIWSDIMCPFCYIGKRRIEEALQNFRHKDSVTIEWKSFQLDANFIAAPDDNIIDHLAEKYRKDRDWAQTMIDNMTQNAKNAGLDFHFEKAILANSFHAHRLLHLAKKYNLANELEELLFKAYLTDGKNVNDLDTLSKLGKEVGIDSEEIKQVLESNEYTKEVQQDIEQAQFIGVQGVPFFVFDNKYAISGAQPATTFLQTLERVWQEGNFDSKVTMVNTTQENSCGIDGCA, from the coding sequence ATGAATCATACATTAAACATACAAATCTGGTCGGATATCATGTGTCCTTTTTGCTATATTGGTAAACGAAGAATCGAAGAAGCGCTACAGAATTTCAGGCACAAAGATTCGGTTACTATAGAATGGAAAAGTTTCCAATTAGATGCAAATTTCATAGCCGCTCCTGACGATAACATCATTGATCATTTGGCTGAAAAGTATCGAAAAGACAGAGATTGGGCACAAACAATGATTGACAACATGACTCAGAATGCTAAAAATGCGGGATTGGATTTTCACTTTGAAAAAGCCATTTTAGCCAACTCTTTTCATGCCCATCGTTTATTGCACTTAGCTAAAAAGTATAATTTGGCTAACGAATTAGAAGAGCTTCTATTTAAAGCTTATTTAACAGATGGTAAGAATGTGAATGATTTAGATACTTTAAGTAAATTAGGTAAGGAAGTTGGTATAGATTCCGAGGAAATAAAACAAGTTCTAGAGTCTAATGAATACACAAAGGAAGTACAACAAGACATTGAACAAGCTCAATTCATAGGTGTGCAAGGTGTTCCTTTTTTTGTTTTTGATAATAAATATGCCATTTCAGGCGCTCAACCAGCAACAACATTTTTGCAAACATTAGAAAGAGTATGGCAAGAAGGTAATTTTGATTCAAAAGTAACGATGGTCAATACTACCCAAGAAAACAGTTGCGGCATTGATGGTTGTGCATAA
- a CDS encoding Gfo/Idh/MocA family protein, which translates to MNKSTKVIRWGIIGCGNVTEVKSGPAYQKTEGFTIEAVMRRDASKAADYAKRHGIAKHYSNADDLINDPEIDAIYIATPPDTHKYYGLKVAASGKPCCIEKPLAPNYQDCLAITEAFEQKNIPLFVAYYRRSLPRFQQVKTWIDTNQIGEVRHIRWHLSKPTSNQDLSGDHNWRTDATIATGGYFDDLASHGLDLFIYLLGNIKDVNGISTNQQGLYSAKDAVSASWLHESGITGTGSWNFGSSMREDKVEIYGSKGKITFSVFENDPLILTNDMEQKILNIEHPENIQLYHAQLIREHLLGNTTHPSTGITGAHTNWVMDKIIGNI; encoded by the coding sequence ATGAATAAAAGCACAAAAGTAATTCGTTGGGGAATCATAGGATGTGGGAATGTTACAGAAGTAAAAAGTGGCCCTGCTTATCAAAAAACAGAAGGCTTTACTATTGAAGCTGTAATGCGAAGAGATGCCTCGAAAGCAGCTGACTATGCTAAAAGACATGGAATAGCTAAACATTACTCAAATGCCGATGATCTAATTAACGATCCCGAAATTGATGCAATCTACATAGCAACACCGCCAGACACTCATAAATATTATGGGCTTAAAGTAGCTGCGTCAGGAAAACCATGTTGCATTGAAAAACCTTTGGCGCCAAATTACCAAGATTGTCTTGCGATAACAGAAGCATTTGAACAGAAAAACATTCCTCTGTTCGTAGCCTATTACAGACGCTCTCTCCCTCGATTTCAACAAGTAAAAACTTGGATTGACACGAATCAAATTGGTGAAGTACGACATATTAGATGGCATCTGAGTAAACCAACATCCAATCAAGATTTATCTGGAGATCATAATTGGCGAACAGACGCAACAATAGCAACTGGCGGATACTTTGATGATTTAGCCAGTCATGGATTAGACTTATTTATATATCTTTTAGGAAATATAAAAGACGTAAATGGCATAAGCACCAATCAACAAGGCTTATATTCAGCTAAAGATGCTGTATCTGCTTCCTGGCTGCATGAATCCGGAATTACGGGTACAGGAAGCTGGAATTTTGGTAGTTCAATGCGAGAAGACAAAGTAGAAATCTATGGTAGCAAGGGTAAAATCACCTTCTCTGTTTTTGAAAATGATCCATTAATTCTCACTAACGATATGGAACAAAAAATTCTAAATATTGAACATCCTGAAAACATTCAATTGTATCATGCACAACTAATAAGAGAACATCTTTTAGGCAATACCACACATCCTTCAACTGGAATAACGGGTGCACATACGAACTGGGTAATGGACAAAATAATTGGAAATATATAA
- the galE gene encoding UDP-glucose 4-epimerase GalE, protein MKIVVTGGLGFIGSHTVVELQNENLEVVVIDNLSNSSIEVLDGIERITGKKPIFENFDLRDKKATQDFFKRHSDVAGVIHFAASKAVGESVKDPLLYYENNVASLVYILQELQKKPQAQIIFSSSCTVYGQAEVMPIAETTPIQVAMSPYGNTKQIGEEIIADVTKMSNINAILLRYFNPIGAHPSAEIGELPIGVPQNLVPFITQTGIGLRNELLVYGNDYPTIDGTCVRDYIHVVDLAKAHVLALQRLLNKKNLEKLEVFNLGTGKGSSVLEVIQAFEKVSGTKLPYRIVARREGDVTSTYANTDKANAILGWKTQSTLEEAMASAWKWEQKVRQR, encoded by the coding sequence ATGAAAATAGTTGTTACTGGAGGTTTAGGCTTCATAGGTTCACATACGGTTGTCGAGTTGCAAAATGAAAATTTGGAAGTAGTTGTTATTGATAATTTGTCTAATTCCTCCATCGAGGTTTTAGATGGTATCGAACGAATAACGGGGAAGAAACCTATTTTTGAAAATTTTGATTTAAGAGATAAAAAAGCGACTCAGGATTTTTTCAAAAGACATTCTGATGTAGCCGGTGTTATTCATTTTGCAGCCTCAAAAGCAGTTGGCGAAAGCGTGAAAGATCCGTTGTTGTATTATGAAAATAATGTGGCATCACTGGTATATATTTTACAGGAATTGCAAAAAAAACCTCAAGCTCAAATTATTTTCAGTTCTTCTTGTACCGTTTACGGTCAAGCCGAAGTAATGCCAATTGCCGAGACAACTCCTATTCAAGTAGCGATGTCTCCTTATGGGAATACCAAGCAAATTGGCGAAGAAATTATTGCTGATGTGACCAAAATGAGTAACATCAATGCTATTTTGTTGCGTTATTTTAATCCAATTGGCGCACATCCTTCAGCTGAAATAGGCGAATTGCCTATTGGTGTTCCACAAAATTTAGTTCCTTTTATTACGCAAACAGGAATTGGCCTGCGAAATGAATTGCTAGTTTATGGGAATGATTATCCAACAATTGACGGAACCTGCGTTCGAGATTATATTCATGTAGTTGATTTAGCAAAAGCACATGTTTTAGCCTTACAAAGACTATTGAATAAGAAGAATTTGGAAAAATTAGAAGTCTTTAATCTTGGAACAGGGAAGGGTAGTTCCGTATTGGAAGTAATTCAAGCATTCGAAAAAGTTAGTGGAACAAAGCTACCTTACAGAATTGTTGCCAGACGCGAAGGAGATGTTACGTCTACTTACGCTAATACAGATAAAGCGAATGCAATTCTTGGTTGGAAAACACAATCTACTCTTGAAGAAGCTATGGCGAGTGCTTGGAAATGGGAACAGAAGGTGAGACAGCGCTAA
- a CDS encoding sodium/sugar symporter: protein MSQNLAFADYAVFIIYFIVVSTYGYTIYRKREKNEHDAKAYFLAEGTLTWWAIGASLIASNISAEQFIGMSGEGFFLGVAVAAYEWIAAIALIIVAVWFIPVYLKNKIYTMPQFLKTRYNESTALIMAVFWLFLYVFVNLTSILYLGAVAINGLAGGEYLHVIMIGLALFALLISLGGMKVVAYTDVIQVAVLIIGGLVTSYIALTTVGQYFGVGENAIAGFKVLMEKAPEHFKMIIPEPTAASSQNDINKYLTFPGLMSYLAGIWIINLNYWGCNQYITQRALGADLQTARTGILFAGMLKLLMPVIVMLPGIAAYVLYENGHLPQLVGGKDGAYSAMLTFLPTGLKGLSVAALTAAIVASLAGKVNSISTIYTLDVHKKYIQKNATDRGQVNIGRIAVFAAMLLAVLFTWNDLLGIGGVGGFTYIQKYTGFISPGVFAMFFLGMFWKRTTGTAAIVGVISGFLLSVLFNEFAPALFGNETLLYTAFANGKGGFEIPFHICMGLSFLFTMILMIAISFAGPKVNPKAFELDTEMFKLKPQTTVLIVITLLIIFALYVKFW from the coding sequence ATGAGCCAGAACCTTGCTTTTGCGGATTACGCAGTATTTATTATTTATTTTATCGTGGTATCTACTTATGGATATACCATATATCGCAAGCGCGAAAAAAACGAACACGATGCAAAAGCTTATTTTCTTGCAGAAGGAACGCTTACTTGGTGGGCTATTGGAGCTTCATTAATTGCTTCTAATATTTCTGCAGAGCAATTTATCGGAATGAGTGGGGAAGGATTCTTTTTAGGAGTTGCTGTTGCGGCTTATGAGTGGATTGCTGCTATTGCTTTGATTATTGTGGCTGTTTGGTTTATTCCAGTTTACTTGAAAAACAAAATTTACACCATGCCTCAGTTTTTGAAAACGAGGTATAATGAGTCAACAGCTTTGATTATGGCTGTTTTCTGGTTGTTTTTATATGTTTTTGTGAACTTAACTTCTATTTTATATTTGGGAGCGGTTGCGATTAATGGATTAGCGGGAGGAGAATACCTTCATGTTATTATGATTGGTTTAGCACTTTTTGCTTTATTGATTTCTTTAGGAGGGATGAAAGTGGTTGCGTATACTGACGTTATTCAAGTTGCAGTATTAATCATAGGCGGATTAGTTACGTCTTATATTGCTTTAACTACCGTTGGACAATATTTTGGTGTAGGCGAAAATGCTATTGCAGGTTTCAAAGTGTTAATGGAAAAAGCTCCAGAGCATTTCAAAATGATTATCCCAGAACCAACTGCGGCTTCCTCTCAAAATGACATTAACAAATACCTTACTTTTCCAGGTTTAATGTCTTATTTAGCGGGAATTTGGATTATCAACCTTAACTATTGGGGTTGTAACCAATATATTACGCAAAGAGCTTTGGGTGCTGATTTACAAACTGCTCGTACCGGTATTTTATTTGCAGGAATGCTAAAATTATTAATGCCAGTTATTGTTATGTTGCCTGGTATTGCAGCTTATGTTTTATACGAAAATGGACATTTACCACAATTAGTTGGAGGTAAAGATGGGGCGTATTCAGCTATGTTAACATTCCTTCCTACAGGATTAAAAGGGTTGTCAGTAGCGGCTTTAACTGCTGCAATAGTTGCTTCTTTGGCAGGTAAAGTAAATAGTATTTCTACTATATACACATTGGACGTACACAAAAAATATATTCAAAAAAATGCTACTGATAGAGGTCAAGTAAACATAGGAAGAATAGCTGTTTTTGCAGCCATGCTTCTTGCGGTTTTATTTACTTGGAATGACTTACTTGGAATTGGTGGTGTTGGTGGATTTACGTACATTCAAAAATATACTGGATTTATTAGTCCTGGAGTTTTTGCTATGTTTTTCCTTGGAATGTTTTGGAAAAGAACAACTGGTACAGCTGCAATTGTAGGGGTAATATCTGGATTTTTATTGTCAGTTTTATTCAATGAATTTGCACCAGCATTATTTGGAAATGAAACCTTGTTATATACGGCTTTCGCCAATGGTAAAGGTGGTTTCGAAATTCCATTCCATATTTGTATGGGATTATCATTCTTATTCACAATGATTCTTATGATTGCCATAAGTTTCGCAGGACCAAAAGTGAATCCTAAAGCATTCGAATTAGATACTGAAATGTTTAAATTAAAACCTCAAACAACAGTATTAATTGTTATAACATTATTAATTATTTTTGCTTTGTACGTTAAGTTCTGGTAA
- a CDS encoding LexA family transcriptional regulator, giving the protein MPIKKEQILTFYRPDFESEIQIPLIKEGVSAGFPSPAADFMENSIDLNKALTKNSLATFYIKVKGNSMVDAGISDQDVLVVDRSLEPQNNKIAICFIDGEFTVKRIQVEKDCLYLMPENATYSPIKVTEENQLIIWGIVTYVIKKV; this is encoded by the coding sequence ATGCCAATAAAAAAAGAACAAATACTCACATTCTATCGTCCTGATTTTGAAAGTGAAATTCAGATTCCGTTGATTAAGGAAGGCGTTTCGGCGGGTTTTCCTTCGCCTGCTGCTGACTTTATGGAAAACAGCATTGATTTAAATAAAGCTTTGACTAAAAATTCCTTGGCAACTTTTTATATTAAAGTGAAAGGAAATTCAATGGTTGACGCAGGCATCAGCGACCAAGATGTATTAGTAGTTGACCGAAGTTTAGAACCTCAAAATAATAAAATCGCAATTTGTTTTATCGACGGAGAATTTACGGTAAAACGAATTCAAGTCGAAAAAGACTGCTTGTACCTCATGCCAGAAAACGCCACTTATTCCCCCATAAAAGTAACGGAAGAAAACCAACTTATCATTTGGGGAATTGTAACTTATGTCATAAAAAAAGTGTGA
- a CDS encoding AraC family transcriptional regulator gives MKTIQPTLEIIAPSFGSSFSFSKYVENANSKAHLWHYHPEIELVYINGGSGKRQVGSHVSYYNDGDLILIGSNLPHCGFTNEQTGNKNETVIQMKPDFLGNDFFEISEMKNIRNLFDQAKAGIAFGGTTKKTIGLKIEAMEGQSQFGKLLSMLSILNELELSEEFKVLNAEGFSMELQMQDNDRINTVFNYVKDHFQEVITLEEVAVLVSMTVPSFCRYFKKITHKTFTKFVNDYRLVHASKLLAEKPISITEICYESGFNNFSYFNKSFKEFTGKSASQYRQELRSVLK, from the coding sequence ATGAAAACAATACAGCCTACATTAGAAATTATCGCCCCATCCTTTGGAAGTTCATTCTCCTTTTCTAAATATGTAGAGAACGCGAACAGCAAAGCACACCTTTGGCATTACCATCCTGAAATCGAATTGGTTTATATAAATGGTGGTTCGGGCAAACGCCAAGTTGGTAGCCATGTTTCTTATTATAATGACGGAGATCTTATATTAATAGGAAGTAATTTGCCACATTGTGGTTTTACCAATGAGCAAACGGGAAACAAAAACGAAACGGTTATCCAAATGAAACCAGACTTTCTTGGGAATGATTTTTTTGAAATTTCAGAAATGAAAAACATTCGGAATCTATTTGACCAAGCCAAAGCAGGAATTGCTTTTGGTGGCACAACCAAAAAAACCATCGGTCTCAAAATAGAAGCCATGGAAGGGCAATCACAATTTGGAAAACTATTGAGCATGTTATCCATTTTGAACGAACTAGAATTATCGGAAGAATTCAAAGTACTCAATGCCGAGGGATTCTCAATGGAACTTCAAATGCAAGATAACGACCGAATTAATACTGTTTTCAACTATGTGAAAGATCATTTTCAAGAAGTCATAACACTTGAAGAAGTAGCAGTATTAGTCAGCATGACTGTTCCTTCATTTTGTCGTTATTTCAAAAAGATAACCCATAAAACATTTACCAAATTTGTCAATGATTACCGATTGGTTCATGCCTCCAAATTATTAGCCGAAAAACCCATAAGCATTACAGAAATCTGCTATGAAAGTGGTTTCAATAATTTTAGCTATTTCAATAAATCATTTAAGGAGTTTACGGGTAAAAGTGCATCGCAATACCGTCAAGAATTGCGTTCTGTATTGAAGTAA